In a single window of the Elaeis guineensis isolate ETL-2024a chromosome 4, EG11, whole genome shotgun sequence genome:
- the LOC109505092 gene encoding uncharacterized protein isoform X2, translated as MDPTATSTIAAGSSNATPAAVAMPLLPTIPLIAHMGFPNTSKIEVFCGNNFKRWQECILSALDMYNVDFALTQAKPKEGTPDYASNIEIWKHANKVCGNTNLSTLSNDLFDVYYPYKEAKQIWESMNKKYTVEDVGQQRFVIGNYARWHMIEDEDIKMQIDKDIKTIDDLKPENIELPESFVAGMLIKKLPDSWSDYKQQLKHKRKMSLEDLIVHIIIEDRNIKQVEATRIKEVISKANLVQDKSNKHKRAPCTSVQEEGDMTILLSQMQIWFKQMTMTLLLWSFLK; from the exons ATGGATCCCACTGCTACTAGTACTATTGCCGCCGGTTCCTCCAATGCTACACCCGCTGCTGTTGCCATGCCATTGCTTCCTACCATACCTCTCATTGCACATATGGGGTTTCCAAACACCTCCAAAATTGAAGTGTTTTGTGGCAACAACTTTAAAAGATGGCAAGAGTGCATCCTCTCAGCTCTTGACATGTACAATGTTGACTTTGCTCTAACTCAAGCAAAGCCTAAAGAAGGAACACCTGACTATGCCAGCAAcatagagatttggaagcatgcAAATAAGGTTTGTGGAAACACTAATCTTAGTACCTTATCAAATGATCTATTCGATGTATATTATCCCTACAAAGAAGCAAAGCAAATATGGGAGTCCATGAATAAGAAGTACACTGTTGAAGATGTTGGCCAACAAAGATTTGTGATAGGAAATTATGCTCGCTGGCATATGATTGAAGACGAGGATATCAAGATGCAGATCGACAAGGATATCAAGACGATAGACGACTTGAAGCCTGAAAACATTGAGCTGCCAGAAAGTTTTGTAGCTGGGATGCTGATAAAAAAACTACCTGACTCATGGAGTGACTACAAGCAACAACTCAAACACAAGCGCAAGATGTCGCTGGAAGATCTGATTGTACACATCATCATCGAAGATAGGAATATAAAGCAAGTGGAGGCTACAAGGATCAAGGAGGTGATCTCGAAAGCCAACCTGGTGCAAGACAAGTCGAATAAGCATAAAAG GGCACCATGCACCTCAGTGCAGGAAGAGGGAGACATGACAATCCTACTAAGCCAAATGCAAATTTGGTTCAAGCAGATGACAATGACATTATTGCTGTGGTCATTTCTCAAGTGA
- the LOC109505092 gene encoding uncharacterized protein isoform X3: MDPTATSTIAAGSSNATPAAVAMPLLPTIPLIAHMGFPNTSKIEVFCGNNFKRWQECILSALDMYNVDFALTQAKPKEGTPDYASNIEIWKHANKVCGNTNLSTLSNDLFDVYYPYKEAKQIWESMNKKYTVEDVGQQRFVIGNYARWHMIEDEDIKMQIDKDIKTIDDLKPENIELPESFVAGMLIKKLPDSWSDYKQQLKHKRKMSLEDLIVHIIIEDRNIKQVEATRIKEVISKANLVQDKSNKHKRYCFVCGKPGHHAPQCRKRET; encoded by the exons ATGGATCCCACTGCTACTAGTACTATTGCCGCCGGTTCCTCCAATGCTACACCCGCTGCTGTTGCCATGCCATTGCTTCCTACCATACCTCTCATTGCACATATGGGGTTTCCAAACACCTCCAAAATTGAAGTGTTTTGTGGCAACAACTTTAAAAGATGGCAAGAGTGCATCCTCTCAGCTCTTGACATGTACAATGTTGACTTTGCTCTAACTCAAGCAAAGCCTAAAGAAGGAACACCTGACTATGCCAGCAAcatagagatttggaagcatgcAAATAAGGTTTGTGGAAACACTAATCTTAGTACCTTATCAAATGATCTATTCGATGTATATTATCCCTACAAAGAAGCAAAGCAAATATGGGAGTCCATGAATAAGAAGTACACTGTTGAAGATGTTGGCCAACAAAGATTTGTGATAGGAAATTATGCTCGCTGGCATATGATTGAAGACGAGGATATCAAGATGCAGATCGACAAGGATATCAAGACGATAGACGACTTGAAGCCTGAAAACATTGAGCTGCCAGAAAGTTTTGTAGCTGGGATGCTGATAAAAAAACTACCTGACTCATGGAGTGACTACAAGCAACAACTCAAACACAAGCGCAAGATGTCGCTGGAAGATCTGATTGTACACATCATCATCGAAGATAGGAATATAAAGCAAGTGGAGGCTACAAGGATCAAGGAGGTGATCTCGAAAGCCAACCTGGTGCAAGACAAGTCGAATAAGCATAAAAG atattgtTTTGTTTGTGGCAAGCCAGGGCACCATGCACCTCAGTGCAGGAAGAGGGAGACATGA
- the LOC109505092 gene encoding retrovirus-related Pol polyprotein from transposon TNT 1-94 isoform X1, with product MDPTATSTIAAGSSNATPAAVAMPLLPTIPLIAHMGFPNTSKIEVFCGNNFKRWQECILSALDMYNVDFALTQAKPKEGTPDYASNIEIWKHANKVCGNTNLSTLSNDLFDVYYPYKEAKQIWESMNKKYTVEDVGQQRFVIGNYARWHMIEDEDIKMQIDKDIKTIDDLKPENIELPESFVAGMLIKKLPDSWSDYKQQLKHKRKMSLEDLIVHIIIEDRNIKQVEATRIKEVISKANLVQDKSNKHKSQGTMHLSAGRGRHDNPTKPNANLVQADDNDIIAVVISQVNMVATMKDWVVDSGTIRHIYANKNAFTSYTSVGEGEETVYLGDSRSTQVLEKGKVLLKLTSSKTLALNEVLHVPTIRVNLVSVALLGKVGVKVSFEFDKVVMTKNNIFMDKGYYNQKLFVLNVAEVINKNACTSSVYMLDDVNLWHGRLGHVSISYIKKIQSVELISDISNACMNKCEICAETKTIRKTCTSMEIESKLLGLIHTDLSDLKQTMTRGGKRYYITFINDYSKYTKVYLLRNKDEAFSMFLLYKVEVEN from the exons ATGGATCCCACTGCTACTAGTACTATTGCCGCCGGTTCCTCCAATGCTACACCCGCTGCTGTTGCCATGCCATTGCTTCCTACCATACCTCTCATTGCACATATGGGGTTTCCAAACACCTCCAAAATTGAAGTGTTTTGTGGCAACAACTTTAAAAGATGGCAAGAGTGCATCCTCTCAGCTCTTGACATGTACAATGTTGACTTTGCTCTAACTCAAGCAAAGCCTAAAGAAGGAACACCTGACTATGCCAGCAAcatagagatttggaagcatgcAAATAAGGTTTGTGGAAACACTAATCTTAGTACCTTATCAAATGATCTATTCGATGTATATTATCCCTACAAAGAAGCAAAGCAAATATGGGAGTCCATGAATAAGAAGTACACTGTTGAAGATGTTGGCCAACAAAGATTTGTGATAGGAAATTATGCTCGCTGGCATATGATTGAAGACGAGGATATCAAGATGCAGATCGACAAGGATATCAAGACGATAGACGACTTGAAGCCTGAAAACATTGAGCTGCCAGAAAGTTTTGTAGCTGGGATGCTGATAAAAAAACTACCTGACTCATGGAGTGACTACAAGCAACAACTCAAACACAAGCGCAAGATGTCGCTGGAAGATCTGATTGTACACATCATCATCGAAGATAGGAATATAAAGCAAGTGGAGGCTACAAGGATCAAGGAGGTGATCTCGAAAGCCAACCTGGTGCAAGACAAGTCGAATAAGCATAAAAG CCAGGGCACCATGCACCTCAGTGCAGGAAGAGGGAGACATGACAATCCTACTAAGCCAAATGCAAATTTGGTTCAAGCAGATGACAATGACATTATTGCTGTGGTCATTTCTCAAGTGAATATGGTAGCAACTATGAAAGATTGGGTGGTAGACTCTGGTACCATCAGGCATATCTATGCAAACAAAAATGCCTTTACCTCCTACACATCAGTAGGGGAAGGAGAAGAAACTGTTTACTTAGGTGACTCAAGATCTACCCAAGTTCTTGAAAAaggaaaagttcttctcaagctCACCTCAAGCAAGACATTGGCATTGAATGAAGTGCTCCATGTTCCTACCATAAGAGTGAACCTAGTTTCTGTGGCCCTATTGGGAAAGGTTGGGGTAAAGGTATCATTCGAATTTGATAAGGTAGTAATgacaaagaataatatttttatggaTAAGGGATATTATAATCAGAAACTTTTTGTACTTAATGTTGCTGAAGTAATTAATAAAAATGCATGTACTTCTTCTGTTTATATGCTTGATGATGTTAATTTGTGGCATGGTAGACTTGGGCATGTTAGCATATCATATATTAAGAAAATACAATCTGTAGAATTAATTTCTGACATTAGTAATGCTTGCATGAACAAATGTGAAATTTGTGCTGAAACCAAAACAATTAGAAAAACTTGTACATCTATGGAAATAGAATCTAAACTTTTAGGATTAATTCATACTGATTTAAGTGATTTAAAACAAACTATGACTAGAGGTGGAAAGAGATATTATATCACTTTTATTAATGATTATTCTAAGTATACTAAGGTTTATTTATTGA